In Carassius carassius chromosome 2, fCarCar2.1, whole genome shotgun sequence, the DNA window actaaaaaaaatacatcatttgtttaaaatatatcttttgtaacaatgtacactactgttcaaaagactgAAGtcggtatttatttttatttattcatttttttaaagagtttttattcatcaaagatttgttaaatttatttaatagctttgatcacagcaataaatatttttaaaacatattaaaatagaaaaacattcttttaaattgagtaaaatttcttataatttttttttatagttttattttctgtatttttgttcaaataaatgaaggattggtagagcattgcattagcagtacaagaggttgtgggtttgattgcCAGgaaacatgttaggtaaaaaatttttgtctgaatgcactgtaagttgctttggataaaagcatctgataaatgcataaattattaattaattattaattaatcacATGACCATTTCGCCAGCCTATACTTCACATAACAGGCCTGTAAGTGGCACTTCGGGCTTCATTAACTACGATGGTTTCATGAAATAGTCATCAGTGTAAATATAAGTTAAATGAATAGACTACTGATTTCCATTATTGCAACGTTTGGCGCTGCACAGTTTTGTGAAGTGCTTTTATAGTCATTTAGCATCCATTTTCTCACCAATGTAATTTGATTTATAAAATGTGACAACCCACAGATCCAGATTGCTCCACAAATGTAAGGACAACTGTCCATGTAATTTTCAACTGATTTATGAATAAGAATGGAAAATGACCACTCCACTTCTATTACTGTCCAATGAAATTTGAACTAAAACGTGGTTGGTGTATTATACATGACAACCGGGCAATGATGAATTATGTTATATtctaaaaataactaaatctaCACACTAGCTTTAATTATTgataaaacaagttttaaatattgtttagtttatttattccTTCTGGCGATCCACTCTTTGAAAGAAGGTTTCCAAACAGACTGTAAAATATCAGTCAGTCAAGTAAAATGCACTCAACCATAGTAACGCCTCAGGtgacaaatatgtaaaaataaacaggAATTTTCAGACTTTTGAGCGATTGATTACTGTTTTGTACACATTATGTTAATTATAattcaaatgcattttgttttattgagCCCAATATCATTGCTCTTTGTCTGAGAGGGGCACTTTTGAATGATTATGAAAAAGGGCAGGGGCTTGAGCCCCCAAATACCCCCCTCACCCCCCTTCTGCACATGCCTGATTACAAGAACGGATTGGAgcactatattattgttttatgtaaaggtgCTTTGTCAATGGTAGCACTCGCtggctcaaggactcctctcagggccaatcacaacaggcttggcctgtcacggccgggatccaatgaggcacagagatagaaccaattgcgagtaagtcttttatttagggcaatccaaaagggtaaacagtccaggcagaggtcgataccaaactaaaccaaaccaaacataaacaaacaaggacacaaggcaagagcacgacaagatgacggacatgaattaacatcacattaaacaaggactccgtgactaagactcagacagaccaggtataaatacacaaaaggataatggggaaacaggagacaggtgaggcacaatcaattaactaaacaaggaggaaggtgaccaaataaggagacaggaagtgataatatgataaacaccgtgggaactgaggacacctagtgggaacccagggaacacaacccagacactgtgacagtaccccccttctacggagcggctcccagacgctccaagacagacacaaaacagagaccaggagggaggcagacaggtggaggctcagggggagggacggagggccagaaaagaaaaacatggggaacaggcaccagaatgtaaacacaacacagaaagaccaggagggaggaggaccggagggccagactaacagaaaggaacatggacagacattaacacaaaaacaaaaggaaaaaacaacatgaagccccccagggcggagcagacgaccaccacacccttgtggtcaaggccagagtcctccagggcggagcggaagaccaccacaaccgtgtagtcagggcaagcgtcCCCCAGaaagagcagaagaccaccatgtccgtgtggtcagagcagaagccccccagggcggagcagaggaccaccacgtcctcgtggtcgacgccagagtcccccagggcggagcggaagaccaccacaaccgtgtaccACCACAACCGTTCCGCATCGGGAACGGGCACCgcttcggcatcgggcaccgcctcggcctccggaacggcatcgggcaccgcctcggcctccggaacagcatcgggcaccgcctcggcatcgggccccgcttcggcatcgggcaccgcctcggcctccggaacagcatcgggcaccgcctcggcctccggaacagcatcgacctccggaacggcatcgggcaccgcctcggcctccggaacagcatcgggcaccgccttggcctccggaacagcatcgggcaccgcctcgggaacgtcctctgggctttgaggaatggttgacgcctgtctcctcctcctccgccctctatgatggcgagtcggtgacaccttgtctggagactcaggcgttgagtcggccatcttgtgctgtggctccaagctggcggccatcttgtgctgtggcgctgggctggcggccatcttgtgctgtggctctgggctggcagccatcttgtgctgtggctctgggctggcagccatcttgtgctgtggctctgggctggcggccatcttgtgctgaggcgctggctcagcagccatgacgttaaccgtcttgggaatctctaggatcttggacagggtagcgaaataatccaagaatgagtcagcggccttcttgggcgttggcCCTGAGCTGGCcattttgcaccgtggcgctggactcgcggcaatcatgggcagtggcgccaccgtggcggacgtgcgcttcctctcccctctccgtccgccatggtgagacggtggctctgatccatcccacacgagacccgggtcgaagggaggccatggttgagagtgaTGCTgagtctcctctcgaccactccctcctcggcgacctcccctggtcccccggaaaaccaccaggcgagttccctcaaaaccgtctctctcccgctctgtggctggggatgagacataggcagacataccgctggttcttactgggacggagtccttctaatatgataaacaccgtgggaactgaggacacctagtgggaacccagggaacacacaggacacaggaaccgctggcacaatcagaactcgttacgtatttctgaaggaggggctttatagaacaaggaagtcatcagcccgtttttatcacagtgaaaacagcggtatacagataagttaattgtgtgaaaaatacttttttttttacacgcgaaacatgaacacatgttatattgcacactgtaaacacaatcaaagcttaaaaaaaacacgaaaaacgggacctttaaaataaattagccATTTTTttagtgcaaacaaacaaacaaaaacaaaaaaccacaAACTGTTTTATTTATGGCTGAAAAAATATGCATCATACATACATTTCTTAGTTAATGCTCAAACTGTAATTTAAACACATAAATCTTTAATTTAGacctaaatatattttgaaagttGGGTGATTGACCTCACGAAAGAAGATATCAGTCATGTGAAGGAAAATAATGTACTTCTGTCCtagtttctgttttccttttttggTCATGTATCCTGTTCCTGTTTGGTTGATTGATTATTCATCTCATCTGAGTTTGTAATTATTCTGTCTTTATTAGTTCCTGTCTGTTCCTTAGTTGGTTGTCTGGTCTACTTAGTTACTAGTTTTTTTGTTTGAGCTTGCTGAAAAGTTTCCTTTGCTGGATTTCCCCAGCTTGTTTGTATTAAAAACTGTTAAATGGATTATTGACTCCTGCGTTCTCCCTGAAACTGTGCAAACTGTGACAAACAATAATAGCTTACAGTGTTGCTTATGTCTGAGTCTGCAGCAAAACAGCCAAAAATGAGATCTGTCTGAGATCTGTGCGAAGTGACGGCTTTTTGCTTGAACTTTGAGCAGATGATGTACTCCTGTGGAGCTCCTGATTTACATCCTGCCTGagatcattcaaatacacacaaaacaacatgGAAATGATCAGCGAACAGACTGATGGAGTGGAAATCACGAACTAAAGATCTGTGGGTTCATctagagcaggggtgtcaaactcaattcctggagggcctgAGCCCTGCTGAGTTTTGTTACAACCCTGCTCCAAAATAGAGAGCATGTAGTTTTcgaataagcctgaaggacttgattccAGGTGAGTTTAATaagggctccggccctccaggaattgagtttgccACCCCTGATCTAGAGCTACTATAGTtaacatactgtacatcaagtCTATATACAGAAGATATTACGACATACAGTATAATTTATCATTGGACAAAGTAAAAGGCAACTTTCTACAGCTGTCTACACTTTCATCACCCGAAGTCCAGCATCTTTTGAAATATCAGGATGTAACAAGGTGGAAGAGGAGAGAGCAGAGCAGTTGTAGTTGTGTTAGAGtctcatattattatcaatatcatGTTTAGAATTCTGTTGTGTATATCTCTgattaatatcttaatttttctttgtgtttttgccaAAGCCATTCAtctacttttaaaaaaatccccatttctttctctctgttgagTGTTGTGAGCTGGCGAGTGTGCCACTATTCTTTTGTActttgtaaatattgtaaatagtAGTGTAGGGATTCTGTGCCAGTTTTCTGGCACCTCTTTTTtacatatactttattttaagggtttttcaaaaataaacacagaacagACAAACAACAGTGTCTCGGACTACacaagtgaaaaaaaacaaaaacaaaagtagtACTGTGGTAAAAACCTGCAAGGTGCCCAGAAAGGTGTTCAGCTTCAACCTGAGGAGCCACTAGGTGCTGGTTGATCAGTTGATTTGTCCAAATGGCCCAGAAATGGACCCCAGACAGCGGAACATATTTCAATGGAATAAGTCATCAAGAATTTGAGTCTTTCCATTTGATTAACAGAGACCATGTCCATAATCCACATTCAAAAGGAAGGGAGTAAGGGTGACTTCCAGTTCTTAatgggatgcaggaggtgtgctGTGAAAACCAAAGATAGCAAGTTCTGCATCTTGTGGAAGATGCATAGTGTAAGCCTTGGAGTACCAGTCAAATATTTTTCACCAAAGCCCAGACAATAAAGGGTAAAACCAGAAAGCATGAGAAGTTGTATCCTCTGCCACCTTGCACCGGTCACACATTGGTGAAACAGAGGGGGACATTTTGTGCAGTTTGACTTTTTTGTGTAATGCAAGCGATCAACAACCTTGAACTGGATCAGTTGGTGTCTGCTGTTAACTGAGCAGTCCGGTATTGTGGCCAGACGCTTGTCCCACATATCATCAGAGAGCTCGACTCCCAGGTCTTCCTCCCAAGCTGCTTAAAATTCTTAGTGGAGGCTTCAACAAAGCTTtcaattaaacaaatacatttggaaATATGATGCCTAGAATCTGGAGGATCTAGAAAAATGTCACACACTTTTCAGGGAGTTTTCAGCGAAATTACAAGTTTTGGATTTTACATAATGCCTAATTTGAAGATAATGAAAGAAGTGTGCATGAGGCAAATCAAATTTATcttcttttaaatttattttgatggACTCTAAGCCCTTCTTCTTCCAGACAAATAAGTTCTATCAGTCCAGGGGGGTAAAAAAGAATGATTATAACAAATTGGCATATGAACAGAGGTCTCTGGAAAAGACTTTCCTCACCtgatttaaaatttttactgAATTCTTTAACACAAAATTTCGTTGTGGGCCTATCCAACTTGGAGAACAACATGGCTGCTAAGGAAGTGCCAACAGCCAGGCCAGTCTCCATTTGTGCCCACAGTGAGACATCAGGGGTCAAACTGGTCAGAGTCCACCCAATACATTAAAGCCCTAACATTGGtggcccaataataataataaagcttaaATACAGGCATACCCAGACAACCTCCAGATTGGGATTTTTGTAGATGCATTTTAGAGATCCTGTATGTGTCTTAAAGTTCCAAACATAAGAGAGGATTACAGAGTCCAGTTCACATAAGAAAGCAGAGGTAAGAAAAACAGGGAGATTCTGGCAAAGATATAGGAATCTGGGAAGAGAAactatttttacttaatttatatgCCCAATCATTAACAAAGGTAAAAGTTTCCAGCTCCTTATATTGAGTTGACTCTTTCAGTTTGATGGTAATGTATTCTACAAATTTACTGTCAGTAAGCAGAGATTGATTGAAACGCCAAGAATAAGATAGCTTCGGGAGAGATGGACTTGGTAAGGGGGCTGTGATCTGAGATCAATATGCTGTGGTACCTGGTATCAGTAACATGCGAAATTAACTCAGAATCAACCAGAAAGTAATATATTCTTCTATAAGATTTGTGGACATCTGAATAGTAAGAATAATCTCCGTCAACAGGGTGCTGAATTCACCAAATATCCACTAATTTCGTCAATTAAGCAGGTTATTTAAAACTTGTACCTAGAATTGAATGGTGATTGATAAACTTGAGATATCCAACTGCAAGGCAACCTTTTCAGCTCAGTTGCTTTAATATGAGTCTCCTGTAGAAAAATCACATCTGTCGATAATGATTTAAGGTGTCTAAATACTTTTTCTCTCTTTATAGCATGTCCTAGCCCCTTAACATGTTCGAACATAATTGAGTTAACTTTCCTTAGTTCATATCACACCTTTTCATGAATCGCGCTGCCTCCATCAGATCTTCAAGTATTGTAGGTGTCTCTCCTCCATGTGAATGGATTTGCAGCCTCGCTGGGTACCGCAGCGTGAACTTCATTCCCTTTTTGCACATGGTTTGGATCATGTCCTGAAAAGCATTCCGTTGAGACATCAGCTCAGTGGTATAATCAGTAAAAATCAGGACCCTTTTGCCCTTGTATTCGAGTGGTTGCACTGTCCCGCGATGCAGAATCAGCTCCTTCTCTTGAAAGTGGTGAAAGCGCACCAGGATTGTGCACAGTTTCTCACCAACTACCAGTTTAGGCTGAAGAGAACGATGTGCTTGATCCACTTTAACCAGGCGAGGAAAATGCTCTTCTCTGAGCAGTTGGGGAATCAGCCTGGAGACAAATTCAGTGAGTTTACCCTCCTCCTCGCACTCTTGTATCCGCACGATCTTAATATTATACCTTCTTAACTGAGCTTCTAGATCCAACACTTTAGCACAGAGCTGATTATTTTGCTAAGACAGCTCTGAGTACTTGGTTTCCAACTCTTGCATCCGTGCTTCATAGTTGTTCGTAGCCAGCTCTTTATTAGCCACATGAGCCTGTAGCTCAGCCTCCGATGTCTCAAGCTTCTGCAAGTTGAGTTTGAAAGCATCAAAGTGGGGTTAACTCCCTGCAAGATTGACTCGGACATCTCTTTATATACTGTATCTCCTTGCACATAGCATAAGCGGTATCTGGTATTTTTTCCACCATGACAAGTGAGCTAGCTTTAGTGTTAGCTCCTGATACTTGGTCGTCAGAGTTCTTTACTTTGGAGGCATTTGACTTCGGCATTATTGAATTGAGACAGAGATTCACATTAAATAGCAAAGTAGAAACCCTTTGATGGCATAAAACTAAGTAAAAACACGGATAAATAATAACTCTGTCGAGGCCTTGGAGAGGAGCCCTAACAAAACGCCTCTCTGTAGCTCAGACATATCACACCCTGTTTTCTTTattgtaaatgtcatttttttctcctgtttatgCTTTAGATCGGGATTTGGTGGTGACTGCTAACAtttgtttcctttttctttggCATAGGCTACTTAGAGTCCCTGGGTTTAGTTAGTGATATGTTTTATGAAGTTATTATATAGTTTTTCTTCTCTCCTCATGACGGAAACAGCTCAGATCTCCCATAAAACATGAaatacaactgtgtgtgtgtttaatataatTGGAATTACATGGGAACGCCTTGTCCAGTCAGATTTTCCTAAGGGTGGAGACTCAAGCTGCTAagagaaacacaaataaaaagaggGATATATAGTAGAAGAGACAGCAGAAGGGGAAAATCACACACTTGTCATATCTGACCATCACACTTATCTGGTTATTGGTCTTTAAAAAACAAGATGGAGGAACTCTCTTATCTGTTCTTACTTTTGGGTGAGTACAAATGACACGCATCAATCAAATGATGTACAATTATAGATGTCGTTTAtctattctttataaaaatatttaaagaatcaAATGCAACATAAACTTGATCCACATCTCAGAAAGcaatggaaatattttgtttttgtaacaggTGTCTTTTCCATTCAGGGGAGTTCAGAAAACTTGAAAGGTAAAAAGTAGTAACTAGTGTCCCATTAATTAACATACATTCATTAACATTAACCAAAAAAATTGTTAATGATGGTTAATAAAATACAACTGCTCATTGTAAGTTCATAGTAAGTATAGATCCATTAAAATATTAACTTCAGATTTTAATGTAGTAGTAAATGGAACTGAGTGTTTTGGATTGGAACTTCATATCTGAACCCAAAATTAAATGTACTGAAACTTCACAAATTTGAGTCTTGACcctctgtctctttaaatgtttttagagaatttgGCATTAAAAGGAAAGGCTGTACAGTCGAGCACATTTTACACCTGGGGAGCTGCAAAGGCCATCGACGGCATCAGATACGCTCCAGGTCCAGGCTCAAGCTGCTCCCACACAGGTAACGATCTCAGCCCGTGGTGGAGGCTGGACCTGCTGGATTCTTACTCCATTTACAAAGTGACCATCACCAACAGAGCCGACTGCTGTCCGGAGCAAACGACTGGAGCAGAGATCCGCATCGGAAACTCTCTGGAAAACAACGGCAACAACAATCCCAGGTGAAGTTATGAAAACAGTTATGAACGTGTCAGGAGAACTGGATTTGAGCAGGTCAGCTGATTGTGTCgtggtttctctctttctctctgtagatGTGGTGTCACTTCATCTTTCCCAGCAGGCAGTTCTGTCAGTTTCTCTTGCGGTGGAATGGAAGGTCGTTATGTGAACATGTACATTCCCAACATCCTGCAGCATCTCACGCTGTGTGAGGTGGAGGTTTATGGAGCAGGTAATTTCTAACACCTCATTCTAGATTGCtgtcacattagtgaaatttcaCATGGAAAAACATAGGTCCATTGTCAATAACATATGTAACGTAATAGCAATGTACAAAACACAGCTCACAAAGTTGTCactcaaaccaaaaaaaatatcCTTTATACAAGTTAAGACTTGCCATGCCCTCACAAAATG includes these proteins:
- the LOC132095777 gene encoding fucolectin-1-like, which gives rise to MQNQLLLLKVVKAHQDCAQFLTNYQFRLKRTMCLIHFNQARKMLFSEQLGNQPGDKFKNLALKGKAVQSSTFYTWGAAKAIDGIRYAPGPGSSCSHTGNDLSPWWRLDLLDSYSIYKVTITNRADCCPEQTTGAEIRIGNSLENNGNNNPRCGVTSSFPAGSSVSFSCGGMEGRYVNMYIPNILQHLTLCEVEVYGAGNF